From the genome of bacterium:
CCTCCACAACAAGGTCTACGTGCAGGACTACATCCTCTCCGGCCAGTTCGAGGAGAAGATCGGCCGCGAGATGAAGGCCGAGAACACCCACATCTTCCTGTGCGGCAACCCCGCCATGATCGGCATCCCCAAGATCAAGGACGGGGAGAAAACCTGGCCCGAGGGGAAAAAGGGCGTCATCGAGATCATGGAAGCGCGCGGCTTCACGATGGACTACGGCCAGACCAAGGGGAACATCCACTACGAGAAGTACTGGTAGGCCCTGCTCCGGCCCCAGTCACCGGAGAAGCCATGGCCCACCTGCTTTGCGAGACCGAAAACGGCGTCGCCACCCTCACCCTCAACCGCCCCGGCGTGCGCAACGCGGTGGACGCGGAAATCATGGACGGCCTCTCCGAGCAAGCGGACCGCCTCGCGGCGGAGGGTTCGCTGCGCGCGGTTCTTCTGACCGGCGCGGGGGAGGAGGCCTTCTGCGCGGGGGGCGACCTGAAGTGGCTCCGCTCCTTCGACACCCCCGAAAAGGGCGCGGCCATGAGCCGCCGGATGCAGGACATCCTCCGCCGCCTCGCGCACCTTCCCGTCCCCCTCATCTGCGTGCTGAACGGCTACGCCCTCGGCGGCGGGGCCGAGATCACCCTCGCCTGCGACATCCGCGTCATGGAGTCCCACGCCTGGATCGCCTTCCGGCAGGCGCGCATCGCCCTCATGACGGGCTGGGGCGGCGGCGGGCGGCTGATCCGGCTGATCGGCCACGCCAAGGCGATGGAACTACTGGCGGCGGCCCCCGAGATCCGGGCGGAGGAGGCAAAGCGGATCGGCCTCGTCAACACGGTGGTCCCGAAGGGAGAGGGGCTGGCGGAGGCCCGGCGGATGGCGGCGGGGATCGCCCAGGCCCCCGCCCCCGCCATCCGCGCCATCAAGAAGTATTTTCTCTCTCTGGACGCGGCGTTTCTGGCGGATGCCAGTGAGAAGGAAACCGAGATCTTCTCCACCCTCTGGAACTCGGCGAGTCACGATGAGGCCATCCGCGCCTTCATCGAAAAGCGCGCGCCCGAATTTAAGAAGTAGAAAGTTCGAGAGTAGAAAACTTAATAAATAGAAAGTTCGGGGAATCGAAAGTTCGGGAGTCAAAAGTTCGGGAGTCAAAAGTTCGAGGATTAAAGAAATGCCCGAGGAAAAAAAATTCGAGACGCGCGCGGGGCTTCCGATCGAGGC
Proteins encoded in this window:
- a CDS encoding enoyl-CoA hydratase-related protein, whose translation is MAHLLCETENGVATLTLNRPGVRNAVDAEIMDGLSEQADRLAAEGSLRAVLLTGAGEEAFCAGGDLKWLRSFDTPEKGAAMSRRMQDILRRLAHLPVPLICVLNGYALGGGAEITLACDIRVMESHAWIAFRQARIALMTGWGGGGRLIRLIGHAKAMELLAAAPEIRAEEAKRIGLVNTVVPKGEGLAEARRMAAGIAQAPAPAIRAIKKYFLSLDAAFLADASEKETEIFSTLWNSASHDEAIRAFIEKRAPEFKK